A genomic segment from Pseudorca crassidens isolate mPseCra1 chromosome 6, mPseCra1.hap1, whole genome shotgun sequence encodes:
- the FAM237A gene encoding protein FAM237A, which produces MANPGNRGGIYRHLSLTCSLLIVGICCVSPFFCHSQTDLLALNQADPQCWESSSVLLLEMWKPQISNTVSGFWDFMIYLKSSENLQHGALFWDLAQLFWDIYVDCVLSRNHGLGRRQLAGEEEKISAVPPQHAGRKKGVYPQQPRIPSLKKKELIEGLINMHVHRSGSKFIGKVTSSLEIKRK; this is translated from the exons ATGGCCAATCCTGGGAACAGAGGAGGGATCTACCGCCACTTGAGTCTCACCTGCTCCCTGCTCATTGTGGGAATATGCTGTGTGTCTCCTTTCTTCTGTCACAGCCAGACAGATCTGCTGGCTCTTAACCAAGCTGATCCTCAGTGCTGGGAATCTTCTTCGGTTCTCCTCCTAGAAATGTGGAAGCCTCAAATTTCCAACACTGTTTCAGGTTTCTGGGATTTTATGATCTACCTGAAGTCATCTGAGAACTTGCAGCATGGGGCATTGTTTTGGGATCTGGCCCAACTCTTCTGGGACATCTATGTGGACTGTGTCCTCTCCAGAAACCATGGCTTAGGAAGGAGGCAATTggctggagaggaagagaagatctCAGCAGTGCCTCCACAGCACgcagggagaaaaaaag GTGTATATCCTCAGCAACCAAGAATCCCTTCCCTAAAGAAGAAAGAGTTGATTGAAGGCTTGATAAACATGCATGTACATAGGAGTGGGTCTAAGTTCATTGGAAAAGTGACCAGTAGcctggaaataaagagaaaataa